A window of Nonomuraea angiospora genomic DNA:
ACGAGCGCCAGCACGCCCACCGTGACGACGAGCCCGGTGGCGAGCACGAAGGCCCGCCCCTTCGGACCCGCGGCGGGAGCGGGGTGGCCGGTCGGAGGCGGATCGTCCTCCACGGTCGTGGCCGTGTCGTCAGCCGGGCGCACCCGACCCCCTCTCGTAGCGGTCAAACTTAGGCAAGGCTAATCTAAACAGCTAGTAAGTAGGCAAGCCTAACCTTAGGAGATGGACATGTCGGGACCGGTTCTGCCTCGCAGGGGCTTCCTGGCGTCCGCCGCGGGCCTCGCGGCGGCCCTGACGCTGGCGGCGTGCGGCGGCGAGCCGGCGGCCACCGGCGGGTCCGCCCCCGCCGCCTCGGCCCCTGCCACTCCGGGCGCGGCCCAGGGCTGGACGTTCACCGACGACCGCGGCAAGAAGGTCGAGCGGCCCAAGGCCCCGTCCAGGATCGTCGCCCAGGTCGGCGCGGCGGCCGCCCTGTGGGACTTCGGCGTGCGCCCCGTCGCCGTCTTCGGCCCGCACAAGCTCAAGGACGGCTCCAAGGACCCGCAGGTCGGCAACGTCGACCTCGCCAAGGTCCAGGGCCTGGGCAACGTGTGGGACGAGTTCAACGTCGAGCAGTACATCGCGCTCCAGCCAGACCTCCTGGTCAGCAGCATGTACGTCAAGGGCACCCTCTGGTACGTGCCCGAGAAGTCGAAGGACACCATCGAGCAGGTCGCCCCGACCGCGGGCATCATGCTGACCGGCCGCAGCGCCACCCAGGTGATCGGCAAGTACGAGGAGCTGGCCAGGTCGCTCGGCGCCGACATGCAGGGCGTGCCCGAGGCCAAGGCCCGCATGGAGGCCGCCACCAAGGAGCTCGCCCGGTTCGGGAACCTCAAGATCCTCATGATGTCCGGCGGCGCCGACGCGATGTGGGTGGTCAACCCGCCGGAGTACCCGGACATCGTGCACCTGATGGACGCGGGCCTCGACGTCGTCAAGCCCGCGAAGGTGGACGAGGGCGGCTTCTTCCAGACGCTGAGCTGGGAGAACGCCGACGAGTACGACGCCGACGTGATCCTCTACGACACCCGCACCCAGTCGCTCAAGCCCGAGGAGATGATGAAGAAGCCCACCTTCGCCAAGCTCCCCGCGGTCAAGGCCGGCCAGCTCTACCCGTGGAACGCCGAGGCGCCCTACAGCTACCAGGGCTACGCGGCCTTCCTCGAAGGGCTGGTGGCCAACCTGAAGAAGGCTAAAGAGCTCCCCTGACCTCGACGATCTCGGCGAGGGGGAACTCGAGGTAGTCGCCCGCCTCCTCGCACCACGCGTCCAGCGCGGCGCCCTTGAGCTCGCCGTGGCTGATCGTGGCGGTCAGCCCGTCGGTGAGCGTGATGCCGGCGCGCACGCCCCGGTCGACCACGAACCCGAGCAGCGACTGCTGGGCCGTCGGCAGCCTGGTCGCCATCCGGCCGATGATCGCCCACGTGCGGCCGTTCCTGTCGTCGGCGGTCCGGCCGGCGGAGACCAGGCGGCGGGCGTGCTCGTACGGGTCGGGCGTCGGCTCGGCGAGCATGTAGGGGACCTCCAGCTCCGCGAGGCCGGGGAACTCCGACAGCTCGGCCACCTGGCCGCCCGGCAGCAGGATCAGCTTGCCGTTGGGCGGCTCCTCGGGCCTGGCGCGGTGGATGGTGATCTGGCCGGTGTCGGCGACGGGCACGGGGGAGTAGCCGACCTCGCGCAGCGCGGCCAGCGTGCGGTCGGCCGGCGCGGAGCTCACCAGCACCGTGGGCGCGAGCAGCCGCAGGCCCAGCCGGCCCAGCCGCCGGTGCGCGGCGATCTCGGCCAGCAGCGCGGGGTCGCCGGCCTGGACGACGCATCCGACGGTGGTGACGGTGACCTCGCCGTGCCTGCGCGCGGTGTCGCGTACGAGGTATTCGAGCGGCTGCGGGATCGTGCCGACCCCGGCCAGCTCGTCGAGCAGCGCGTCGGCGTCGTAGCCGTGGTCGAGGGCCCGGCGCACGCTCTCGGTCGTGAACCGCCACACCGAGGCCGCGCCCCGCGACTCGCGGTCGGCGGCCCGGTCGAGCAGCGCCGCCAGCTCCGCCGACGGCGGCCCGGTCACGACCGCGGTCAGGTCGGGGCCGAACAGCGCGCTCCTGCGCACGCTGGCCAGCGCCCTGGTGGCCGCCTCGGCCAGCACGGGGTCGTGCTCGACCATGGGCACGGCGTCGTCGTTCTCGTCGCCCGGTCCGGCGGTGAGCCCGGCCAGCGCCCGGCCGAGATCGGTGATCGCGTTGTTGGCCAGCAGGCCCAGCAGCGTGGCCTCGTCGAGCACGGCGGGGGCGGCGGCCAGCAGCAGCTCCAGGTCGAGCAGCGGCGCGTGCCAGTGGACGTTGGCCACGAGGCTGTCGCGGTCGGCGAACGCCGTGCCCGCGGGCAGGCCGGACAGCACGGGCAGCACGGCCCTGCGGATCCTGGCGATCGCGCTGCCCGAGGGGTCGTCGCCGAGCACGGTGCCGTACTTGCCGTCGACCTTGCGCAGCGACGAGCGCTCCATGCGCCACCAGGCCGCCAGCAGCACCCGCAGCCGCGCCGAGCCCTCGTCGAGCCGCCACCGGTCGAAGCGCTCGGTGGGGATCATGCCGCCCGACCGCTCGTCCCAGGCCAGCAGCCTGGCCACCGCGCAGACCTCCAGGAGCAGCCGCGTCTCGTCCTCGTCGCAGCCGGTCTCCTTGGCCACCCTGCGCACCTCGCGCACGCCCACGCCGCCGGTCTTGAGCAGGGGCAGCGGGGTCTTGGCGGTGTTGTCGAGGAGGGCGGCGCACCGCTCGACCACGTGCGGTGCGGCCAGCGTCATCAGATGGTCGACCTCCTCGGGGTCGACCGGGATGGTGGCCACCTCGGGCGCCTCGGGCCGGAAAGCCG
This region includes:
- a CDS encoding helicase-associated domain-containing protein; the encoded protein is MEDHLLGWLRKLNEDRLGRILANRPDAIAAPWPRRLDTLAQRLSNGFAVMEALRALPLPCLQLAEAALAMTRPTAERLAGFVDAPVEEVTPWLEHLYDHALAWPGDDGVIHLAEGVARWWSAPLSLGEPLDHYLNSWSIGNDALHALARNLGLSSHGHKRRVITRVAEALADRERLNALLRGAPDGTIPLLDRFAWQGPALNVDGGRFVTPGTPEKWCADHGLLFRPSWHVAEIPREVAICLRGPGYHPAFRPEAPEVATIPVDPEEVDHLMTLAAPHVVERCAALLDNTAKTPLPLLKTGGVGVREVRRVAKETGCDEDETRLLLEVCAVARLLAWDERSGGMIPTERFDRWRLDEGSARLRVLLAAWWRMERSSLRKVDGKYGTVLGDDPSGSAIARIRRAVLPVLSGLPAGTAFADRDSLVANVHWHAPLLDLELLLAAAPAVLDEATLLGLLANNAITDLGRALAGLTAGPGDENDDAVPMVEHDPVLAEAATRALASVRRSALFGPDLTAVVTGPPSAELAALLDRAADRESRGAASVWRFTTESVRRALDHGYDADALLDELAGVGTIPQPLEYLVRDTARRHGEVTVTTVGCVVQAGDPALLAEIAAHRRLGRLGLRLLAPTVLVSSAPADRTLAALREVGYSPVPVADTGQITIHRARPEEPPNGKLILLPGGQVAELSEFPGLAELEVPYMLAEPTPDPYEHARRLVSAGRTADDRNGRTWAIIGRMATRLPTAQQSLLGFVVDRGVRAGITLTDGLTATISHGELKGAALDAWCEEAGDYLEFPLAEIVEVRGAL
- a CDS encoding ABC transporter substrate-binding protein — encoded protein: MSGPVLPRRGFLASAAGLAAALTLAACGGEPAATGGSAPAASAPATPGAAQGWTFTDDRGKKVERPKAPSRIVAQVGAAAALWDFGVRPVAVFGPHKLKDGSKDPQVGNVDLAKVQGLGNVWDEFNVEQYIALQPDLLVSSMYVKGTLWYVPEKSKDTIEQVAPTAGIMLTGRSATQVIGKYEELARSLGADMQGVPEAKARMEAATKELARFGNLKILMMSGGADAMWVVNPPEYPDIVHLMDAGLDVVKPAKVDEGGFFQTLSWENADEYDADVILYDTRTQSLKPEEMMKKPTFAKLPAVKAGQLYPWNAEAPYSYQGYAAFLEGLVANLKKAKELP